The following coding sequences are from one Epinephelus fuscoguttatus linkage group LG5, E.fuscoguttatus.final_Chr_v1 window:
- the relb gene encoding transcription factor RelB isoform X3, with amino-acid sequence MAHPSRGPITPAGSSRRGRGSLCSPISKSSGGVSSQNRVGDSEMLERILNKPKLVIVEEPKERGMRFRYECEGRSAGSILGASSTETNKSQPAIEIQGPIDHLKKAKVTISLVTKDPPHRPHPHCLVGKDCPNGSGICVVTLNPHSNRRHSFANLGIQCVRRKELDVSLQKRRNQNIDPFQTGHSKGIEDMDMNSVRLCFQCELEWEDGRKDILNPVVSNPIYDKKATTTSQLKIGRFNLYRGSCIGKTEIYMLCDKVQKDDIEIIFRRGSWKANGEFAQTDVHRQIAIVFKTPPYQDQDITEEVEVNVVLRRLSDQMESESVTFTYLPHNPDPYEVKRKRKIKSDISFRDKPCVTAESALPAEQPFHFPQPQTMMSPDERLCPPQPGAPALGEMCYNDPQDYNATDVAILNQLLEMPGVLDMLSDPSFALPVPSGFEQGPDANSTFANMDMNLNQNFGTYPQNFSVYNDMQFNMLVNENQTLQSEAQDSHSNMVQVKTEEEL; translated from the exons ATGGCTCATCCTTCCCGGGGACCAATCACACCAGCCGGTTCCTCTCGCCGTGGTCGGGGCTCCTTGTGTTCGCCTATCTCGAAGAGCTCCGGTGGTGTTTCCTCTCAGAACCGCGTAGGCGACTCCGAAATGTTGGAGCGGATTCTGAATAAGCCCAAGCTGGTGATAGTGGAGGAGCCCAAGGAGAGAGGCATGAGGTTTCGCTATGAGTGTGAGGGACGCTCGGCTGGCAGCATCTTGGGAGCATCCAGCACTGAAACCAACAAGAGTCAGCCTGCGATCGAG ATACAAGGTCCCATTGACCACTTAAAGAAGGCCAAGGTCACCATTTCCTTGGTGACCAAAGACCCGCCGCACCGGCCTCACCCGCACTGCCTCGTGGGTAAGGACTGCCCCAACGGTTCAGGAATCTGCGTGGTGACGCTCAATCCTCACAGCAACCGACGTCACAG CTTTGCTAATCTTGGTATCcagtgtgtgaggaggaaaGAGCTGGATGTTTCACTGCAGAAGAGGAGAAACCAGAATATCGacccctttcaaa CTGGTCACTCAAAGGGCATTGAAGACATGGACATGAATTCTGTGCGTCTGTGCTTTCAGTGTGAGCTTGAATGGGAGGACGGCAGAAAGGACATTCTCAACCCGGTGGTGTCCAACCCCATCTATGACAAGA AGGCTACGACGACATCACAGCTGAAGATCGGCCGCTTTAACCTGTACAGAGGTTCCTGCATCGGCAAGACAGAGATCTACATGTTGTGTGACAAGGtgcagaaag ACGACATAGAGATCATCTTCAGACGAGGGTCGTGGAAGGCGAACGGGGAGTTTGCCCAGACAGATGTGCACCGGCAGATCGCCATCGTGTTCAAGACTCCACCCTACCAGGACCAGGACATCACAGAGGAGGTTGAGGTCAACGTGGTCCTGCGCCGCCTCTCAGACCAAATGGAGAGCGAGTCTGTTACCTTCACGTACCTGCCACACAACCCAG ATCCATATGaggtgaagaggaagagaaagatcAAGTCAGACATCAGCTTCAGAGACAAACCCTGTGTGACAG CAGAAAGTGCTCTCCCAGCAGAGCAGCCCTTCCACTTCCCGCAGCCTCAAACCATGATGTCTCCAGACGAGAGGCTTTGTCCTCCCCAGCCTGGGGCCCCTGCCTTAGGAGAAATGTGTTATAACGATCCCCAGGACTACAACGCCACCGATGTGGCCATCCTTAATCAGTTGCTAGAAATGCCTGGAGTACTGGACATGCTTTCCGACCCAAGCTTTGCCTTGCCCGTGCCCTCTGGCTTCGAGCAGGGGCCCGATGCCAACTCCACGTTCGCAAACATGGACATGAACTTAAACCAGAACTTTGGCACGTACCCTCAGAACTTTTCCGTGTACAACGACATGCAGTTCAACATGCTCGTGAACGAGAACCAGACTCTGCAGTCGGAGGCACAGGACAGCCACTCCAACATGGTTCAGGTGAAGACGGAAGAGGAGCTATGA
- the mrpl28 gene encoding 39S ribosomal protein L28, mitochondrial isoform X1, with product MPLHKYPPKLWEALKLKQGIYARLPQHYLKSLEQKEPTPVHWRPLGVQYRANPKTGQKERVQDVPIPIYYPPESQDGLWGGEGWISGFRYANNDKLSTRLKKTWKPQLLKRELYSEILDHKFTITVTPRTLDLIDAAFGFDFYILKTSKEDLNSKLGMNLKRAMLLRLARKNTELYPSDPVKREKVYDKYKQHFEIPEEEAEWVGLSLEEAVEKQRVLEHKEPEPLFTACVEKLVEELNIQKLSEPHITEKE from the exons ATGCCTTTGCATAAATACCCTCCCAAACTGTGGGAGGCCCTGAAACTGAAACAGGGCATCTACGCTCGTCTCCCTCAACACTACCTCAAGTCCCTCGAGCAGAAAGAGCCCACCCCCGTCCATTGGAGGCCCCTTGGAGTCCAGTACCGAGCCAACCCAAAGACGGGGCAGAAGGAACGGGTGCAGGATGTGCCGATACCCATCTACTACCCCCCAGAGTCCCAGGACGGCCTGTGGGGAGGAGAGGGCTGGATATCAGGCTTCAGATACGCCAACAATGACAAA CTGTCAACTCGTCTGAAGAAGACCTGGAAACCTCAGCTGTTAAAGAGAGAGCTGTACAGCGAGATCCTTGATCACAAGTTCACCATCACAGTCACACCACGCACTCTGGACCTCATCGACGCTGCCTTTGGGTTCGACTTCTATATTCTCAAA ACATCAAAGGAAGACCTGAACTCCAAGCTGGGGATGAACCTGAAGAGGGCCATGTTGCTTCGCCTGGCACGCAAAAACACAGAGCTCTATCCCTCCGACCCTGTCAAGAGAGAGAAGGTCTATGACAAATACAAG CAGCACTTTGAGATCccagaggaggaggcagagtggGTGGGTTTGAGTCTGGAGGAGGCTGTGGAGAAACAGAGGGTGCTGGAGCACAAG GAGCCGGAGCCTCTCTTTACAGCCTGTGTGGAGAAGCTGGTGGAGGAGCTGAACATCCAAAAGCTCTCTGAGCCACACATCACAGAGAAGGAGTGA
- the relb gene encoding transcription factor RelB homolog isoform X1 — MVLKDSSSRVMKDMDIFNGTSEPGGPSDFDLIEEIITEERSRAFPGISTPPDLIEEIITEERIRTSLPGPPPPPADLCQPHNQNQRMLQPSSSPPPQPMLVARGTAHQPVCTFPQPQQPLCTSREMAHPSRGPITPAGSSRRGRGSLCSPISKSSGGVSSQNRVGDSEMLERILNKPKLVIVEEPKERGMRFRYECEGRSAGSILGASSTETNKSQPAIEIQGPIDHLKKAKVTISLVTKDPPHRPHPHCLVGKDCPNGSGICVVTLNPHSNRRHSFANLGIQCVRRKELDVSLQKRRNQNIDPFQTGHSKGIEDMDMNSVRLCFQCELEWEDGRKDILNPVVSNPIYDKKATTTSQLKIGRFNLYRGSCIGKTEIYMLCDKVQKDDIEIIFRRGSWKANGEFAQTDVHRQIAIVFKTPPYQDQDITEEVEVNVVLRRLSDQMESESVTFTYLPHNPDPYEVKRKRKIKSDISFRDKPCVTAESALPAEQPFHFPQPQTMMSPDERLCPPQPGAPALGEMCYNDPQDYNATDVAILNQLLEMPGVLDMLSDPSFALPVPSGFEQGPDANSTFANMDMNLNQNFGTYPQNFSVYNDMQFNMLVNENQTLQSEAQDSHSNMVQVKTEEEL, encoded by the exons ACCTCATTGAGGAAATCATCACAGAGGAGCGGTCCCGTGCCTTCCCTGGAATTTCTACCCCTCCTGACCTCATTGAGGAAATCATCACGGAGGAGCGGATACGTACCTCCCTCCCcggacctcctcctcctcctgctgatctCTGCCAGCCGCACAACCAGAACCAAAGGATGCTCCAACCGAGCTCATCACCACCACCTCAGCCCATGCTGGTGGCGAGAGGCACTGCACATCAG CCAGTCTGCACCTTCCCTCAGCCCCAGCAGCCGTTGTGCACGTCCAGAGAGATGGCTCATCCTTCCCGGGGACCAATCACACCAGCCGGTTCCTCTCGCCGTGGTCGGGGCTCCTTGTGTTCGCCTATCTCGAAGAGCTCCGGTGGTGTTTCCTCTCAGAACCGCGTAGGCGACTCCGAAATGTTGGAGCGGATTCTGAATAAGCCCAAGCTGGTGATAGTGGAGGAGCCCAAGGAGAGAGGCATGAGGTTTCGCTATGAGTGTGAGGGACGCTCGGCTGGCAGCATCTTGGGAGCATCCAGCACTGAAACCAACAAGAGTCAGCCTGCGATCGAG ATACAAGGTCCCATTGACCACTTAAAGAAGGCCAAGGTCACCATTTCCTTGGTGACCAAAGACCCGCCGCACCGGCCTCACCCGCACTGCCTCGTGGGTAAGGACTGCCCCAACGGTTCAGGAATCTGCGTGGTGACGCTCAATCCTCACAGCAACCGACGTCACAG CTTTGCTAATCTTGGTATCcagtgtgtgaggaggaaaGAGCTGGATGTTTCACTGCAGAAGAGGAGAAACCAGAATATCGacccctttcaaa CTGGTCACTCAAAGGGCATTGAAGACATGGACATGAATTCTGTGCGTCTGTGCTTTCAGTGTGAGCTTGAATGGGAGGACGGCAGAAAGGACATTCTCAACCCGGTGGTGTCCAACCCCATCTATGACAAGA AGGCTACGACGACATCACAGCTGAAGATCGGCCGCTTTAACCTGTACAGAGGTTCCTGCATCGGCAAGACAGAGATCTACATGTTGTGTGACAAGGtgcagaaag ACGACATAGAGATCATCTTCAGACGAGGGTCGTGGAAGGCGAACGGGGAGTTTGCCCAGACAGATGTGCACCGGCAGATCGCCATCGTGTTCAAGACTCCACCCTACCAGGACCAGGACATCACAGAGGAGGTTGAGGTCAACGTGGTCCTGCGCCGCCTCTCAGACCAAATGGAGAGCGAGTCTGTTACCTTCACGTACCTGCCACACAACCCAG ATCCATATGaggtgaagaggaagagaaagatcAAGTCAGACATCAGCTTCAGAGACAAACCCTGTGTGACAG CAGAAAGTGCTCTCCCAGCAGAGCAGCCCTTCCACTTCCCGCAGCCTCAAACCATGATGTCTCCAGACGAGAGGCTTTGTCCTCCCCAGCCTGGGGCCCCTGCCTTAGGAGAAATGTGTTATAACGATCCCCAGGACTACAACGCCACCGATGTGGCCATCCTTAATCAGTTGCTAGAAATGCCTGGAGTACTGGACATGCTTTCCGACCCAAGCTTTGCCTTGCCCGTGCCCTCTGGCTTCGAGCAGGGGCCCGATGCCAACTCCACGTTCGCAAACATGGACATGAACTTAAACCAGAACTTTGGCACGTACCCTCAGAACTTTTCCGTGTACAACGACATGCAGTTCAACATGCTCGTGAACGAGAACCAGACTCTGCAGTCGGAGGCACAGGACAGCCACTCCAACATGGTTCAGGTGAAGACGGAAGAGGAGCTATGA
- the mrpl28 gene encoding 39S ribosomal protein L28, mitochondrial isoform X2, with amino-acid sequence MPLHKYPPKLWEALKLKQGIYARLPQHYLKSLEQKEPTPVHWRPLGVQYRANPKTGQKERVQDVPIPIYYPPESQDGLWGGEGWISGFRYANNDKLSTRLKKTWKPQLLKRELYSEILDHKFTITVTPRTLDLIDAAFGFDFYILKTSKEDLNSKLGMNLKRAMLLRLARKNTELYPSDPVKREKVYDKYKHFEIPEEEAEWVGLSLEEAVEKQRVLEHKEPEPLFTACVEKLVEELNIQKLSEPHITEKE; translated from the exons ATGCCTTTGCATAAATACCCTCCCAAACTGTGGGAGGCCCTGAAACTGAAACAGGGCATCTACGCTCGTCTCCCTCAACACTACCTCAAGTCCCTCGAGCAGAAAGAGCCCACCCCCGTCCATTGGAGGCCCCTTGGAGTCCAGTACCGAGCCAACCCAAAGACGGGGCAGAAGGAACGGGTGCAGGATGTGCCGATACCCATCTACTACCCCCCAGAGTCCCAGGACGGCCTGTGGGGAGGAGAGGGCTGGATATCAGGCTTCAGATACGCCAACAATGACAAA CTGTCAACTCGTCTGAAGAAGACCTGGAAACCTCAGCTGTTAAAGAGAGAGCTGTACAGCGAGATCCTTGATCACAAGTTCACCATCACAGTCACACCACGCACTCTGGACCTCATCGACGCTGCCTTTGGGTTCGACTTCTATATTCTCAAA ACATCAAAGGAAGACCTGAACTCCAAGCTGGGGATGAACCTGAAGAGGGCCATGTTGCTTCGCCTGGCACGCAAAAACACAGAGCTCTATCCCTCCGACCCTGTCAAGAGAGAGAAGGTCTATGACAAATACAAG CACTTTGAGATCccagaggaggaggcagagtggGTGGGTTTGAGTCTGGAGGAGGCTGTGGAGAAACAGAGGGTGCTGGAGCACAAG GAGCCGGAGCCTCTCTTTACAGCCTGTGTGGAGAAGCTGGTGGAGGAGCTGAACATCCAAAAGCTCTCTGAGCCACACATCACAGAGAAGGAGTGA
- the relb gene encoding transcription factor RelB homolog isoform X2 — protein sequence MVLKDSSSRVMKDMDIFNGTSDLIEEIITEERSRAFPGISTPPDLIEEIITEERIRTSLPGPPPPPADLCQPHNQNQRMLQPSSSPPPQPMLVARGTAHQPVCTFPQPQQPLCTSREMAHPSRGPITPAGSSRRGRGSLCSPISKSSGGVSSQNRVGDSEMLERILNKPKLVIVEEPKERGMRFRYECEGRSAGSILGASSTETNKSQPAIEIQGPIDHLKKAKVTISLVTKDPPHRPHPHCLVGKDCPNGSGICVVTLNPHSNRRHSFANLGIQCVRRKELDVSLQKRRNQNIDPFQTGHSKGIEDMDMNSVRLCFQCELEWEDGRKDILNPVVSNPIYDKKATTTSQLKIGRFNLYRGSCIGKTEIYMLCDKVQKDDIEIIFRRGSWKANGEFAQTDVHRQIAIVFKTPPYQDQDITEEVEVNVVLRRLSDQMESESVTFTYLPHNPDPYEVKRKRKIKSDISFRDKPCVTAESALPAEQPFHFPQPQTMMSPDERLCPPQPGAPALGEMCYNDPQDYNATDVAILNQLLEMPGVLDMLSDPSFALPVPSGFEQGPDANSTFANMDMNLNQNFGTYPQNFSVYNDMQFNMLVNENQTLQSEAQDSHSNMVQVKTEEEL from the exons ACCTCATTGAGGAAATCATCACAGAGGAGCGGTCCCGTGCCTTCCCTGGAATTTCTACCCCTCCTGACCTCATTGAGGAAATCATCACGGAGGAGCGGATACGTACCTCCCTCCCcggacctcctcctcctcctgctgatctCTGCCAGCCGCACAACCAGAACCAAAGGATGCTCCAACCGAGCTCATCACCACCACCTCAGCCCATGCTGGTGGCGAGAGGCACTGCACATCAG CCAGTCTGCACCTTCCCTCAGCCCCAGCAGCCGTTGTGCACGTCCAGAGAGATGGCTCATCCTTCCCGGGGACCAATCACACCAGCCGGTTCCTCTCGCCGTGGTCGGGGCTCCTTGTGTTCGCCTATCTCGAAGAGCTCCGGTGGTGTTTCCTCTCAGAACCGCGTAGGCGACTCCGAAATGTTGGAGCGGATTCTGAATAAGCCCAAGCTGGTGATAGTGGAGGAGCCCAAGGAGAGAGGCATGAGGTTTCGCTATGAGTGTGAGGGACGCTCGGCTGGCAGCATCTTGGGAGCATCCAGCACTGAAACCAACAAGAGTCAGCCTGCGATCGAG ATACAAGGTCCCATTGACCACTTAAAGAAGGCCAAGGTCACCATTTCCTTGGTGACCAAAGACCCGCCGCACCGGCCTCACCCGCACTGCCTCGTGGGTAAGGACTGCCCCAACGGTTCAGGAATCTGCGTGGTGACGCTCAATCCTCACAGCAACCGACGTCACAG CTTTGCTAATCTTGGTATCcagtgtgtgaggaggaaaGAGCTGGATGTTTCACTGCAGAAGAGGAGAAACCAGAATATCGacccctttcaaa CTGGTCACTCAAAGGGCATTGAAGACATGGACATGAATTCTGTGCGTCTGTGCTTTCAGTGTGAGCTTGAATGGGAGGACGGCAGAAAGGACATTCTCAACCCGGTGGTGTCCAACCCCATCTATGACAAGA AGGCTACGACGACATCACAGCTGAAGATCGGCCGCTTTAACCTGTACAGAGGTTCCTGCATCGGCAAGACAGAGATCTACATGTTGTGTGACAAGGtgcagaaag ACGACATAGAGATCATCTTCAGACGAGGGTCGTGGAAGGCGAACGGGGAGTTTGCCCAGACAGATGTGCACCGGCAGATCGCCATCGTGTTCAAGACTCCACCCTACCAGGACCAGGACATCACAGAGGAGGTTGAGGTCAACGTGGTCCTGCGCCGCCTCTCAGACCAAATGGAGAGCGAGTCTGTTACCTTCACGTACCTGCCACACAACCCAG ATCCATATGaggtgaagaggaagagaaagatcAAGTCAGACATCAGCTTCAGAGACAAACCCTGTGTGACAG CAGAAAGTGCTCTCCCAGCAGAGCAGCCCTTCCACTTCCCGCAGCCTCAAACCATGATGTCTCCAGACGAGAGGCTTTGTCCTCCCCAGCCTGGGGCCCCTGCCTTAGGAGAAATGTGTTATAACGATCCCCAGGACTACAACGCCACCGATGTGGCCATCCTTAATCAGTTGCTAGAAATGCCTGGAGTACTGGACATGCTTTCCGACCCAAGCTTTGCCTTGCCCGTGCCCTCTGGCTTCGAGCAGGGGCCCGATGCCAACTCCACGTTCGCAAACATGGACATGAACTTAAACCAGAACTTTGGCACGTACCCTCAGAACTTTTCCGTGTACAACGACATGCAGTTCAACATGCTCGTGAACGAGAACCAGACTCTGCAGTCGGAGGCACAGGACAGCCACTCCAACATGGTTCAGGTGAAGACGGAAGAGGAGCTATGA